The Candidatus Omnitrophota bacterium region GTGCTCCGGATCACGCTGGAATCCGAGGACTATGAAGTCCACTCTGCAATGGACGGCGAAGAGGCGTTGGAAAGTATCCGCCGCAGACCGCCGGACCTGGCGATTCTGGATTACAATATCCCCAAAATCAACGGCATTGAACTCTGCCGCCTTCTAAAGCAGGACCTCCTGCTGCGGCACATGCCCGTTATCATGCTCACGGGCAAAAAAGAACTCGCGGACAAAGTTACAGGCATCGATGCCGGCGCGGACGATTACATCATCAAACCCTTCGAACAGGTGGAGCTGCTGGCACGCGTGCGTATGATTCTCAGGCGCACCGGAGCGGCCCTGGACGCCAATCCCCTGACCCGGCTTCCCGGCAATGCCTCTATTTTTAACGAGATTGAAGCCCGGATCGCCTCCAAACAGCACTTTGCGGTTTGTTACGCTGATTTGGACAACTTCAAGGCTTTTAATGATCAGTATGGATTTGAACGGGGAGATGAAATGATTCGCCATACAGCCCGGACAATCGTAAAGGCCGTAAATGACAAAGGAACAAGCGCTGACTTTATCGGGCATATTGGAGGGGATGATTTTGTGGTCGTCACACATCCGGATCGTGTGCAGCCGATTTGCAGGCAAATCATCGCGGAATTCGAACCCTCAGCCCATCAGCTCTACCGCGCCGAAGACCGGGAACGCGGCTATATCCAGGGGGCTGACCGGAAGGGACAGGAACGCCGCTTCCCGCTGATTTCCCTCTCCATCGGAGTGGTCACTAACCAAAACCGGCCTATCACACATATCGGCGAGGTCGGCGAGATCGGGGCAGATCTCAAGAAGTACGCCAAGACCAAAGAAGGATCGGTCTATGTGACCGACCAACGCCAGGACGAGGAGTTTTCTGACTAGAAGGTATACGGCACCCGGATATCCCAGGTCACGTCCGGGGCATCATCCGTCAGGCCGGCTGTCACGCCTAAATCCATGGACATATTCTCAGTCAGCGAGTGGGTGACCCCCACTTTAAGCGTCGCGCTGCTGAGCTGGCTATTGGGGAGACTCCGGCCGTCCTGTTTGGATTCAAAGGTAAAAGCCTGGCTCACCGCAAAGCTCAGGGCCGATCTGTAGCTCAAGGCCACAGAAGCGCCCAGGGCAAATTCCACGGTATCCCCCGGCTCCAAGGTATTCACTGTGGGGGAGTTCACATCCACATCCCCGTTGTAGGTGTAGCCAATCTTGCCGAAGAACACCATCGGGTCATCAGTCTTAACAAAAAGCAGCCCTGTGCGGCCCGACCAGCCACCTGTTCCCGTGGAGACCTGTCCCGGTTC contains the following coding sequences:
- a CDS encoding response regulator, producing MHSRILIVDDDEDILDVLRITLESEDYEVHSAMDGEEALESIRRRPPDLAILDYNIPKINGIELCRLLKQDLLLRHMPVIMLTGKKELADKVTGIDAGADDYIIKPFEQVELLARVRMILRRTGAALDANPLTRLPGNASIFNEIEARIASKQHFAVCYADLDNFKAFNDQYGFERGDEMIRHTARTIVKAVNDKGTSADFIGHIGGDDFVVVTHPDRVQPICRQIIAEFEPSAHQLYRAEDRERGYIQGADRKGQERRFPLISLSIGVVTNQNRPITHIGEVGEIGADLKKYAKTKEGSVYVTDQRQDEEFSD